One window of Eisenibacter elegans DSM 3317 genomic DNA carries:
- a CDS encoding SpoIIE family protein phosphatase, translated as MHLSLAKLQEGAFEIPSHYWRYSKLDVAPWERSQGLDQWQSINPRLWLDSLPQEAFSGLGWFQVQFIIDSTLFHHTIALMLFQRGAGEIYLNGRLIETIGEVSTNPDKERKYNPFGDPIALKFGGRPLQTLSVRYSNSNAWQLYNNYGRFARTAGFRVVLGDMTKSVRKHVTDKTNYAFKNVSQFGILMALGLLHLCLFFFYPRQQANLFYGLFSVGVGLTFYIEYVHRQAHQIDYVIYLNMTNLALMFVLPLLLMRVFYTIFSRHLPLNYYILVGAAILASLTAFDEKLNSTLMEAYYGLAILEVIRATVMAIVQKQRLAWFISGGVIVGMLFLLIYAASLGLIAAPVIPEWTRTFIRYTGVLAISSVMSIFLASNFAYTNRLLSMQIVQIQELSDKTLAQEKEKQELLATQNERLEAEVKARTAEIEQQKDEILEKNLELEQQNEYILDQQKALQLKTAEVEAAYNKITDSIRYAQRIQEAVLGEIDQIEQHYKEAFVLFRPKDIVSGDFYWATEHTHDQRHYQIIAAVDCTGHGVPGAFMTLIGNDFLSDIVNKDGILHPDEILLQLNNRVTERLNKGQTHLIERRRVNDGMDMALCMWDKTANRLYFAGAKNPLIFIRNGELHIIRGAKFSIGGVDLNTEDKYYDCHTIIPQPDDAFYIFSDGYQDQFGEITDRKYMTKRLRELLLSLHHLPMREQKAYLEHEFEQWKGNKEQTDDVLMIGFRLR; from the coding sequence TTGCACCTATCCTTAGCCAAACTTCAAGAAGGAGCCTTTGAGATTCCTTCTCACTATTGGCGCTACAGCAAGCTAGACGTAGCTCCTTGGGAACGCAGCCAAGGCCTCGACCAATGGCAAAGCATCAACCCAAGGCTTTGGCTTGATAGCCTGCCTCAAGAAGCGTTTTCGGGATTGGGCTGGTTTCAAGTACAGTTCATCATCGACAGCACCCTGTTTCATCATACCATTGCCCTGATGCTCTTCCAGCGGGGCGCAGGGGAAATTTATCTCAATGGGCGCTTGATAGAAACCATCGGCGAAGTCAGTACCAACCCCGATAAGGAGCGCAAATACAACCCCTTTGGCGACCCCATTGCCCTAAAATTTGGAGGCCGCCCCCTCCAAACACTCTCCGTCCGCTACTCCAACAGCAATGCCTGGCAGCTTTACAATAACTATGGCCGCTTTGCACGTACTGCCGGTTTCAGGGTGGTTTTGGGCGATATGACCAAGAGTGTACGAAAGCACGTAACCGACAAGACAAACTATGCTTTCAAAAATGTCAGCCAATTTGGGATACTGATGGCCTTGGGCTTACTACACCTCTGCCTGTTTTTCTTCTACCCAAGGCAGCAGGCCAATCTGTTCTACGGTTTGTTTTCGGTAGGGGTTGGACTTACATTTTATATCGAATACGTTCACCGGCAAGCGCACCAGATTGACTATGTCATTTACCTCAATATGACCAATTTGGCGCTGATGTTTGTGCTGCCCTTGCTGCTGATGCGGGTGTTTTATACTATCTTTTCCCGACACCTGCCCCTCAACTACTATATTCTAGTGGGGGCGGCGATATTGGCCAGCCTGACCGCCTTCGACGAAAAGCTCAACTCTACCCTGATGGAGGCCTACTATGGCTTGGCTATCTTGGAGGTTATCAGGGCTACTGTAATGGCCATTGTACAAAAGCAAAGGCTGGCTTGGTTTATCAGCGGCGGCGTGATTGTAGGCATGTTATTTCTACTCATTTATGCCGCGTCGCTAGGCCTGATTGCTGCGCCGGTTATTCCTGAGTGGACGAGGACATTCATCCGCTATACCGGCGTACTGGCTATCTCTAGTGTGATGTCCATATTTTTGGCCAGTAATTTTGCCTATACCAACCGCCTCTTGTCGATGCAGATTGTTCAGATTCAGGAGCTTTCGGACAAAACGCTGGCACAAGAGAAAGAAAAACAAGAGCTACTTGCTACCCAAAACGAGCGCCTAGAGGCTGAGGTAAAAGCGCGCACAGCGGAAATAGAGCAGCAGAAAGACGAAATCTTGGAGAAAAACTTAGAGCTGGAACAGCAAAACGAATACATCCTCGACCAACAGAAGGCTTTGCAACTCAAGACTGCTGAAGTAGAGGCTGCTTACAACAAAATAACTGATAGCATACGCTATGCACAGCGCATACAAGAGGCTGTCTTGGGCGAAATTGACCAAATAGAACAACACTACAAGGAGGCTTTTGTGCTCTTCCGCCCCAAAGATATTGTATCGGGGGATTTCTATTGGGCCACCGAACATACTCACGACCAACGGCACTACCAAATCATTGCAGCTGTAGACTGTACTGGACATGGCGTGCCCGGCGCTTTTATGACCCTGATTGGCAATGACTTCCTAAGCGATATCGTCAACAAAGATGGTATCTTACACCCCGACGAGATATTGCTACAGCTCAACAACCGCGTAACAGAACGCCTTAACAAAGGGCAAACACACCTGATAGAGCGCCGCCGCGTCAATGATGGGATGGATATGGCCTTGTGTATGTGGGACAAAACGGCCAACAGGCTCTATTTTGCCGGTGCCAAAAACCCGCTTATCTTCATCCGCAACGGAGAGCTTCATATAATCCGTGGTGCCAAATTCTCTATTGGCGGTGTAGACCTTAATACTGAGGACAAATACTACGATTGCCATACCATTATCCCCCAGCCTGACGATGCTTTTTATATCTTCAGCGACGGCTACCAAGACCAGTTTGGGGAGATTACCGATCGTAAATATATGACCAAACGCCTTCGGGAGCTGCTACTCAGCTTGCATCACCTTCCTATGCGCGAGCAAAAAGCTTACCTGGAACACGAATTTGAGCAATGGAAAGGCAACAAAGAACAAACCGATGATGTACTGATGATTGGCTTCCGTTTGCGTTAA
- a CDS encoding N-acetylornithine carbamoyltransferase: MPTNFCSLADVPNLADWVQLAQQFQQDPWQSADLGRRKTLGLFFFNPSIRTRLSTQRAAQQLGLELIVMNMGAEGWQLETKDGVVMDGDKAEHIRDAIGVMGQYCDLIGVRAFAGLQDRSLDYAEPVLEGFCQHAGVPILNLESATQHPLQAFADVLSIEAHKTKSRPKIVLTWAPHVKPLPQAVANSFLQWTAAMNYEVVVTHPQGYDLAPEMMQGVRYEADKHAALEGADFVYAKNWASYTHYGQILHADRQWTLSAKDMELTDQAYFMHCLPVRRNLVVEDAVIDGPRSLVQVQARNRIFSAQAALYQLLQD; encoded by the coding sequence ATGCCTACAAACTTCTGTTCTTTGGCCGATGTGCCCAACCTTGCTGATTGGGTACAACTAGCACAGCAATTCCAGCAAGACCCTTGGCAGTCGGCAGATTTGGGCCGCCGCAAGACCTTAGGGCTGTTCTTTTTCAACCCCAGTATCCGTACCCGCCTGAGCACTCAGCGCGCCGCCCAACAGCTTGGTTTGGAGCTGATTGTGATGAATATGGGCGCAGAGGGTTGGCAACTCGAAACCAAGGACGGCGTGGTGATGGATGGCGACAAGGCCGAACATATCCGCGATGCCATCGGAGTGATGGGGCAATACTGTGACCTGATTGGGGTGCGCGCCTTTGCCGGCCTACAAGACCGCAGCCTCGACTATGCCGAGCCTGTATTGGAAGGCTTCTGCCAACACGCCGGCGTGCCTATCCTGAATCTCGAAAGTGCCACCCAACACCCGCTACAGGCCTTTGCTGACGTGCTCAGCATCGAAGCCCATAAAACCAAAAGCCGCCCTAAGATAGTGCTGACTTGGGCTCCCCACGTAAAGCCCTTGCCGCAGGCTGTAGCCAACTCCTTCTTGCAATGGACTGCCGCAATGAACTACGAGGTGGTCGTTACACACCCCCAAGGCTATGACCTAGCCCCAGAGATGATGCAGGGTGTTCGTTATGAAGCCGACAAACACGCCGCCCTCGAAGGCGCAGACTTTGTCTATGCCAAAAACTGGGCATCATATACTCACTATGGCCAGATTCTTCACGCTGACCGCCAATGGACTCTCAGCGCCAAAGATATGGAGCTTACCGACCAGGCCTACTTTATGCACTGCCTGCCCGTAAGGCGCAATCTGGTGGTAGAAGATGCCGTCATTGATGGGCCGCGCTCCTTGGTGCAAGTACAGGCCCGTAACCGTATCTTCTCTGCCCAAGCTGCGCTATACCAGCTCTTACAAGACTAA
- a CDS encoding L-threonylcarbamoyladenylate synthase, with protein sequence MAATLLRIYPENPEMRKILTVVESLRNGGLVIYPTDTVYGIGCDINNPKAIEKICQLKGIPVKENNLSFICYDLSHISEYAKISTETFKVMKKALPGPFTFILNASSKVPKVLNIQKKFVGIRIPDNNIPRTIVKELGNPIITTSIRDDDEVIEYSTDPELIYEKFKDKVDYIIDGGYGNNIASTVVDCSNDLFEVVREGLGDISVYV encoded by the coding sequence ATGGCTGCAACGCTTCTTCGCATCTACCCCGAAAACCCCGAAATGCGCAAAATCCTTACAGTGGTAGAGAGCTTGCGCAACGGTGGTTTGGTGATTTATCCCACAGACACGGTATACGGTATCGGTTGCGATATAAACAACCCCAAGGCAATCGAAAAAATCTGCCAGCTCAAGGGGATTCCTGTCAAAGAAAATAACCTCTCTTTTATCTGCTATGACCTAAGCCATATTTCAGAATATGCCAAAATCAGCACAGAGACCTTTAAGGTAATGAAAAAAGCACTTCCCGGGCCTTTTACCTTTATTCTCAATGCCAGCAGCAAAGTACCCAAGGTGCTCAATATCCAGAAAAAATTTGTGGGTATTAGAATCCCTGACAACAACATTCCGCGCACGATTGTCAAAGAACTAGGCAACCCTATCATTACCACCTCTATCCGCGACGATGATGAGGTGATAGAATATTCTACAGACCCTGAGTTGATTTATGAGAAATTTAAGGACAAGGTTGACTACATTATCGACGGAGGCTATGGCAACAATATCGCCTCTACGGTGGTCGATTGTAGCAATGATCTTTTCGAGGTAGTCCGTGAAGGTTTGGGCGATATTTCGGTGTATGTCTAG
- a CDS encoding fasciclin domain-containing protein — translation MKQLFFNLRFLMYVGVSVLVLASCRNNDDEVTPTPEPTIAEIAAGNPDFSLLVAAAAKVSNETSVNVLNLLSDPNQRLTVFAPTNAAFAAAGFANVAAIQAASAETLLAVLSYHVLTSVVPASAVPAGPNAAVPTFDGVRQVFATRNSAGVFINGIRVTTADINASNGVIHVVERVLLPPAGNIVEVAQGNPDFSLLVAAVLRASQGTTDVAAVLSGTNPFTVFAPTNAAFQAAGFADVAAINAADPNTLAGILTYHVVNGRVFSSDLSNGATPATLAGATVTINLQGNSARVTGQGNGGEASNITATNIMATNGVVHVIDRVLLPPAAN, via the coding sequence ATGAAACAGCTTTTTTTTAATCTCCGCTTTTTGATGTATGTAGGTGTCAGTGTGTTGGTATTGGCTAGCTGCCGCAACAACGATGATGAGGTAACTCCCACGCCCGAGCCTACCATTGCCGAGATTGCCGCTGGCAACCCCGACTTTAGTCTCTTGGTGGCTGCTGCGGCCAAGGTCAGCAACGAGACCAGTGTCAATGTATTGAACTTGCTTTCTGACCCCAACCAGCGCCTTACAGTGTTTGCCCCCACCAATGCCGCTTTTGCTGCGGCAGGCTTTGCCAATGTGGCTGCCATCCAAGCGGCTAGCGCCGAGACTTTGTTGGCCGTATTGAGCTATCACGTCTTGACATCGGTTGTACCTGCCTCTGCAGTGCCTGCCGGACCTAATGCCGCCGTGCCTACATTCGATGGCGTGCGCCAAGTGTTTGCCACACGCAACAGCGCAGGGGTGTTTATCAATGGCATCCGTGTTACTACAGCAGATATCAATGCCTCCAATGGTGTGATTCACGTAGTAGAGCGTGTGTTGTTGCCTCCCGCAGGCAATATTGTAGAAGTAGCACAAGGCAACCCCGACTTCAGCCTCTTGGTAGCGGCGGTATTGCGCGCTAGCCAAGGCACTACAGATGTGGCAGCTGTATTGTCGGGTACTAATCCGTTTACGGTATTTGCCCCTACCAACGCAGCGTTCCAAGCAGCCGGTTTTGCAGATGTAGCGGCCATCAATGCTGCTGACCCCAACACACTGGCGGGTATTCTGACTTACCACGTTGTCAATGGTCGTGTGTTTTCGTCTGACTTGAGCAATGGCGCAACGCCTGCCACTTTAGCAGGAGCTACCGTAACCATCAATTTGCAAGGCAATAGCGCCCGCGTAACCGGCCAAGGCAACGGTGGTGAGGCATCTAACATCACTGCTACCAACATTATGGCCACCAACGGAGTTGTACACGTGATAGACCGCGTGTTGTTGCCACCGGCAGCAAACTAA
- a CDS encoding sensor histidine kinase, with protein sequence MMLQLFGHRHRLWIMLALGTYSYLNTRFTEVYTYYQIDTPPFWTWLTFTLITALIWEGNLWLARLAVYCKQRFKGLNPLLLLLIMSWLPTFFFSLLPTYAIGIFILGYTYAQLALPLKLLVAFGFRINLFLHGLNSIFYYAEKFRTKHLEAEALKKSTAQAQLQALRQQVNPHFLFNNLNVLSSLVIKDSHRAEEFIEAFAQVYRYLLRNNEKELVRLSEELGFIRAYAYLLEQRFGEGFRLVVDCQGLDTKSVYTIPSALQMLLENALKHNIASQKHPLLVEICLEEDQLVVRNTLQRKPVKPIDSTQIGLQNIRQRYDFLHQPSVTVIETETHFVVKLPLIQLLKPHEDYHY encoded by the coding sequence ATGATGCTACAATTGTTCGGCCACCGCCACCGCCTCTGGATAATGCTCGCATTGGGGACATACTCTTACCTCAATACCCGATTTACCGAGGTGTATACCTATTACCAAATTGACACGCCGCCGTTTTGGACTTGGCTGACTTTTACCCTCATCACGGCCTTGATTTGGGAGGGAAACCTGTGGCTGGCGCGGCTAGCTGTATATTGCAAACAGCGGTTCAAAGGGCTGAACCCCTTACTACTGTTACTCATTATGAGTTGGCTGCCTACGTTTTTTTTCAGCTTGTTGCCCACGTATGCGATTGGGATTTTTATTTTGGGGTACACCTATGCTCAGTTGGCGCTGCCACTTAAGTTGTTGGTTGCTTTTGGCTTTAGAATCAATTTGTTTTTACACGGGCTGAACAGTATTTTTTATTATGCTGAAAAATTCAGAACCAAACATCTTGAGGCCGAAGCACTCAAAAAAAGCACGGCTCAGGCTCAGCTACAGGCGCTACGCCAACAGGTCAATCCACACTTTTTGTTCAACAATCTTAACGTGCTCTCTTCTTTGGTCATCAAGGACAGTCACCGGGCAGAGGAGTTCATTGAAGCTTTTGCGCAAGTATACCGGTATTTGCTCCGCAATAACGAGAAAGAGCTGGTGAGACTTTCCGAAGAGCTAGGTTTTATCCGAGCGTATGCCTATTTGCTAGAGCAGCGCTTTGGCGAAGGGTTTAGGCTTGTGGTTGACTGCCAAGGGTTGGATACCAAATCCGTGTATACCATTCCTTCGGCTTTGCAGATGTTGCTAGAGAACGCGCTCAAGCACAATATCGCCTCACAGAAACACCCTTTGTTGGTAGAAATATGCCTCGAAGAAGACCAGCTTGTTGTGCGCAATACCCTACAACGTAAGCCCGTAAAACCAATAGATTCTACCCAAATCGGGTTGCAGAACATCCGGCAACGCTATGATTTTTTGCACCAACCCTCTGTTACTGTAATAGAAACAGAAACCCATTTTGTTGTCAAATTACCACTTATTCAACTGCTTAAACCTCATGAAGACTATCATTATTGA
- a CDS encoding LytR/AlgR family response regulator transcription factor: MKTIIIEDEPLAAERLAWLLKQYDKSIDIMASLDSVEEAVAWLNTNPSPELIWMDIQLADGQSFEIFDQCVIDAPVIFTTAYDQYALEAFKVYSIDYLLKPIQPQALAQALQKWQRLSRFSPQSLEQIRAAFQPQRRYKSRFLVKVGDKMIFKAIEEIAYFYAEDKTVYLVSQENKRYVIDYTLETLESLLDPELFFRLNRKFLARYEAISEVRHYSNSRLKISLNPRAALEVIISRERVLPFKQWAET, encoded by the coding sequence ATGAAGACTATCATTATTGAAGACGAACCCTTGGCCGCAGAGCGGCTGGCTTGGCTGCTCAAACAATACGACAAGAGCATCGATATTATGGCCAGCCTCGATTCGGTAGAAGAGGCCGTTGCTTGGCTCAACACCAATCCCAGCCCAGAGCTTATCTGGATGGATATCCAATTGGCTGACGGACAGAGTTTTGAGATTTTTGACCAATGTGTAATCGATGCACCAGTGATTTTTACGACGGCCTACGACCAGTATGCCTTAGAAGCTTTCAAAGTATATAGCATCGATTATTTGCTCAAGCCGATTCAGCCACAGGCCTTAGCACAAGCCTTACAAAAATGGCAGCGTCTCAGTCGGTTTAGCCCGCAGTCTTTGGAGCAAATCAGGGCCGCATTTCAGCCGCAAAGACGCTACAAATCTCGCTTTTTGGTGAAAGTAGGAGATAAGATGATCTTCAAAGCCATCGAAGAGATTGCCTATTTTTATGCTGAAGACAAAACGGTCTACCTTGTGAGCCAAGAAAACAAGCGCTATGTCATCGATTATACGCTTGAAACGCTAGAGAGCCTGCTCGACCCAGAGTTGTTTTTTAGGCTCAACCGGAAGTTCTTGGCCCGCTATGAGGCCATCAGCGAAGTCAGGCATTATAGCAACAGCCGCCTCAAAATCTCCCTAAATCCTCGCGCTGCTTTGGAGGTCATCATCAGCCGTGAGCGGGTTTTGCCCTTCAAACAGTGGGCAGAGACATAG
- the trpS gene encoding tryptophan--tRNA ligase → MARILTGIQSSGEPHLGNLLGAILPAITLSKAKDNESFFFIADLHSLTTIKEAEQRLQNIRAVAATWLACGFDTEQNTFYRQSHVPEVTELAWYLNCFMSFNRLKLAHSFKDKSEKLGEDGINAGLFTYPVLMAADILLYDADIVPVGKDQEQHLEITRDIATRINNHYQEEVFVIPEAQISEDVKTIPGTNGEKMSKSYNNVINVFLPKNQLKKQVMSIVTDSTPLEEPKNPDTCNVFKLYSLLASEPQIAAMRQQYLAGNYGYGHAKTALLELLLAHFEAEREQYTYYMANIDALEARLAEGEQKAREVAQTVLQRARKVMGFRA, encoded by the coding sequence ATGGCAAGAATTTTAACCGGTATCCAGAGTTCGGGAGAGCCACACCTAGGCAACCTTTTGGGGGCTATCCTGCCTGCTATCACACTTTCCAAAGCAAAAGACAATGAGTCTTTTTTCTTTATTGCAGACCTTCACTCCTTGACTACTATCAAGGAGGCCGAGCAACGCCTGCAAAATATCCGTGCGGTAGCGGCTACTTGGCTGGCCTGTGGGTTTGATACCGAGCAAAATACTTTTTACAGACAATCACACGTGCCCGAAGTTACGGAGTTGGCTTGGTATCTGAACTGTTTTATGAGTTTCAACCGCCTTAAGCTAGCACACTCCTTCAAAGATAAATCTGAAAAGCTAGGCGAAGACGGAATCAATGCAGGCCTGTTTACCTATCCGGTATTGATGGCGGCTGATATTCTGTTGTATGATGCCGATATTGTGCCGGTAGGCAAAGACCAAGAGCAGCACCTCGAAATCACCCGAGACATCGCCACTCGTATCAATAACCACTACCAAGAAGAGGTGTTTGTGATTCCCGAAGCCCAAATCAGCGAGGATGTTAAGACCATCCCCGGTACCAATGGTGAGAAGATGAGCAAGTCATACAACAATGTCATCAATGTGTTTTTGCCCAAAAATCAGCTCAAAAAGCAAGTAATGAGTATTGTTACAGACAGTACCCCCCTCGAAGAGCCCAAAAACCCTGATACTTGCAATGTGTTTAAGCTCTACAGCCTATTGGCTTCGGAGCCACAGATAGCAGCTATGCGCCAGCAATATCTCGCGGGTAACTATGGTTATGGGCACGCCAAAACGGCCTTGTTGGAGTTGTTGCTGGCTCATTTTGAGGCCGAGCGTGAGCAATACACATATTATATGGCGAATATCGATGCACTGGAAGCACGCCTTGCAGAGGGCGAACAAAAAGCCCGTGAGGTAGCGCAAACGGTACTCCAGCGGGCACGCAAAGTGATGGGCTTCCGAGCCTAG
- the porQ gene encoding type IX secretion system protein PorQ, translating into MKNSYFLYYQLWLMLGLGNILPAQSLPYTSFNLLRLPNSATAIALGGVQVSSALPEPSMITQNPALLQPEAARRASLSVQPWYADILHSQVAVALPRGERAALGLWVQYLHYGTIPDTDPGGQTQGDFQAADWSIGAAYSHRLGVFRLGGSVQILGSHIAGYGQYALAGTLGGVFRHPDRDFQLGLTIANIGAGLGGDAAIAPLPLELRLGASFKPQHMPLRFHFTLRHLPNAMPPVPTELSGNAVSSALRFMVLGAELLPHKNFGLMIGYNPLVRQTLRPSERAGSSGVFGGFRLHTRKFQLNYARGALHPAGGRNTLTLTLDWEHLL; encoded by the coding sequence ATGAAAAATAGTTACTTCCTCTATTATCAGCTATGGCTTATGCTCGGTCTGGGCAATATTTTGCCTGCCCAAAGCCTTCCGTATACTTCTTTCAATCTTTTGCGTTTGCCCAATAGCGCTACGGCCATTGCTTTGGGCGGAGTACAGGTGTCGAGCGCCTTGCCAGAGCCTAGTATGATAACCCAAAACCCGGCCTTATTGCAGCCAGAAGCGGCCCGCAGGGCGAGCCTTTCCGTACAACCTTGGTATGCAGACATACTCCACAGCCAAGTAGCGGTGGCCTTGCCTCGCGGAGAGCGCGCCGCCCTAGGGCTATGGGTTCAGTACCTACACTATGGGACAATACCCGATACCGACCCTGGAGGCCAAACACAGGGCGATTTTCAGGCTGCCGATTGGAGTATTGGCGCGGCTTATAGCCACCGGCTGGGCGTATTTCGGCTAGGGGGAAGCGTTCAGATTTTGGGTAGCCACATCGCCGGATATGGTCAATATGCCTTGGCCGGTACCCTAGGAGGGGTTTTTCGCCATCCTGATCGCGACTTTCAGTTGGGCTTGACCATAGCCAACATCGGTGCCGGCTTGGGCGGCGACGCGGCCATTGCCCCCCTGCCCTTGGAACTGCGGCTTGGCGCGAGTTTCAAGCCTCAACATATGCCACTGCGTTTTCACTTCACCCTCCGGCATTTGCCCAATGCTATGCCTCCAGTACCTACAGAGTTGAGCGGCAACGCTGTATCTTCAGCCTTGCGTTTTATGGTATTGGGCGCAGAGCTATTGCCCCACAAAAATTTTGGGCTGATGATAGGATACAACCCCTTGGTAAGGCAAACCTTACGTCCCAGCGAGCGGGCAGGCAGCAGTGGGGTTTTTGGTGGCTTTAGGCTACACACCCGCAAGTTTCAGCTCAACTATGCCCGAGGGGCGCTTCATCCTGCTGGAGGGCGCAATACCCTCACGCTCACCCTAGATTGGGAGCATCTCTTGTAA
- a CDS encoding DNA polymerase III subunit gamma/tau, with amino-acid sequence MENFLVSARKYRPALFDSVVGQSHITNTLKNAIKSKHLAQAFLFCGPRGVGKTTCARILAKTINCTNLTAEGEACGECTSCLAFQKNSSVNVYELDAASNNSVDDIRNLVEQVRYPPTSGQKKVYIIDEVHMLSNSAFNAFLKTLEEPPSYAIFILATTEKHKIIPTILSRCQIFDFKRIETDDIAQHLASIATREGIQAEPEALELIARKADGGLRDALSLFDLVSTFSGDGRITYSATIDNLHILDYDYYFKITDALLAQDSSRAVLVFNEILRKGFDAHLFVAGLGEHLRNLLMCKDPQTVSLLSVSGKAKERYQLQAQAATSGFLLNALNLMNQCDLAYKNSKHPTLLVELHLFKMAHLPSLIAQKKN; translated from the coding sequence ATGGAAAACTTCCTCGTTTCGGCACGTAAGTACCGTCCTGCACTCTTCGACAGTGTTGTAGGGCAATCACATATTACCAACACCCTCAAAAATGCCATCAAGAGCAAACATTTGGCGCAAGCCTTTTTGTTTTGTGGCCCTCGTGGGGTAGGCAAAACTACCTGTGCCCGTATCTTGGCCAAAACCATCAACTGCACCAACCTTACAGCAGAGGGAGAGGCCTGTGGTGAGTGCACCTCTTGTCTGGCTTTTCAAAAAAACAGCAGTGTCAATGTCTACGAACTAGATGCGGCTTCTAACAACAGTGTGGATGATATCCGCAACCTCGTTGAGCAAGTACGTTATCCGCCTACCTCAGGTCAGAAGAAGGTCTACATCATCGATGAGGTGCATATGCTCTCCAATAGCGCTTTCAATGCTTTTTTGAAGACCTTGGAAGAGCCGCCCTCGTATGCTATTTTCATTCTGGCTACTACCGAAAAACACAAGATTATCCCTACCATCTTGTCGCGTTGTCAGATTTTTGATTTCAAGCGTATCGAAACCGATGACATTGCCCAACACCTAGCCTCTATAGCCACCCGCGAAGGTATCCAAGCAGAGCCAGAAGCCCTCGAACTCATTGCCCGCAAGGCTGATGGCGGTCTGCGCGATGCGCTCTCACTTTTTGACCTTGTCAGCACCTTCTCCGGCGATGGGCGCATTACCTACAGCGCTACCATCGACAACCTACACATCTTGGATTATGATTATTACTTCAAAATCACAGATGCATTATTGGCACAAGACAGCAGCCGTGCGGTATTGGTTTTCAACGAAATACTGCGCAAGGGTTTTGATGCACACTTGTTTGTGGCTGGGTTGGGCGAGCACCTACGCAACCTACTAATGTGTAAAGACCCTCAGACTGTCAGCCTTTTATCTGTTTCGGGTAAGGCCAAAGAACGTTACCAATTACAGGCTCAGGCGGCTACTTCGGGCTTTTTGTTGAATGCGCTCAACTTGATGAACCAATGCGACTTGGCCTACAAAAACAGTAAGCACCCTACCCTGCTGGTAGAGTTGCATTTGTTTAAGATGGCGCATTTGCCAAGCTTGATTGCTCAAAAAAAAAACTAA